The following coding sequences are from one Dehalococcoidia bacterium window:
- a CDS encoding VIT1/CCC1 transporter family protein, protein MTTTEPGPPAPTAADIKRFRDNFQGEIDGVELYRRLARAEKDPERAQIFLDLAETEKTHVEHWRQRLRDAGFDPGDDLRPSMRVRILGFLADRLGPRAVLPMVSAMESSGYDNYMAQAEAGPPLARAERAHARTLSALSSANAPLAATDDVSSIAAGERWHRVDSGGTLRAAIFGVNDGLVSNLSLVIGVAGADPDGRFIILAGVAGLLAGAFSMGAGEFVSVTSQRELFERQIELEREELESDPESERRELALIYRAKGIAQPEAEALATRIISDRGVALETLAREELGLNPDELGSPYRVAFSSFTAFASGAIIPVVPFLFGSGWLNFGLAVAFSGIALFAIGAGVSLFTGRSAIYSGLRQLAIGAIAAAVTYTIGRMIGVGSTG, encoded by the coding sequence ATGACCACCACCGAACCGGGGCCGCCCGCCCCCACCGCCGCTGACATCAAGCGCTTCCGCGACAACTTCCAGGGCGAGATCGACGGCGTCGAGCTGTATCGGCGGCTCGCGCGCGCCGAGAAGGACCCCGAGCGGGCGCAGATCTTCCTCGATCTGGCGGAGACCGAGAAGACGCACGTCGAGCACTGGCGCCAGAGGCTCCGCGACGCCGGCTTCGACCCCGGCGACGACCTGCGCCCGAGCATGCGCGTCCGCATCCTTGGCTTTCTCGCCGACCGGCTCGGCCCGCGCGCCGTCCTGCCGATGGTGTCGGCGATGGAGTCGAGCGGCTACGACAACTACATGGCGCAGGCCGAAGCCGGGCCGCCGCTCGCGCGGGCCGAACGCGCCCATGCACGCACGCTCTCCGCGCTGTCTTCCGCCAACGCGCCGCTCGCCGCTACCGACGATGTGTCGAGCATCGCGGCAGGTGAGCGCTGGCACCGCGTCGACTCCGGCGGCACGCTGCGGGCGGCGATCTTCGGCGTCAACGACGGGCTTGTCTCGAACCTCAGCCTCGTCATAGGCGTCGCCGGCGCCGACCCGGACGGGCGCTTCATCATCCTCGCGGGCGTCGCCGGCCTGCTCGCAGGCGCGTTTTCGATGGGGGCCGGCGAGTTCGTCTCGGTGACGTCGCAGCGCGAGCTGTTTGAACGCCAGATCGAGCTTGAGCGCGAAGAACTGGAGTCCGACCCGGAGTCGGAGCGTCGCGAACTGGCGCTGATCTACCGCGCGAAGGGAATCGCCCAACCGGAAGCCGAAGCGCTCGCGACGCGCATCATCTCCGACCGCGGCGTCGCGCTGGAGACGCTTGCCCGCGAGGAACTCGGCCTCAACCCCGACGAGCTTGGCTCGCCGTACCGCGTCGCCTTCAGCTCGTTCACGGCGTTCGCCTCGGGCGCGATCATCCCCGTGGTGCCGTTCCTCTTCGGTTCCGGCTGGTTGAACTTCGGGCTGGCGGTGGCGTTCAGCGGCATCGCCCTGTTCGCGATCGGCGCCGGCGTGTCGCTCTTCACGGGCCGCAGCGCGATCTACAGCGGCCTTCGCCAGCTCGCGATCGGCGCCATCGCGGCGGCAGTGACGTATACGATCGGCCGCATGATTGGGGTCGGCAGCACCGGCTGA
- the mltG gene encoding endolytic transglycosylase MltG — MTQYRTAWAAVIIMLIVVIASGAWLISRTPGAIFDEDDVPRVDAIESGGDPLLFTVNEGDSAAAIGDELEAQGIVRSALLFEVLVALNGVGSDLEAGEYELDRGMTAIEVVHRIAEGKTASRVLTVPEGLRIEEIGELLEVNGITTKDAFLAALVKSEYSEPFLQQIATDDLQGYVFPAGYEFGRSTTAEQVAATMLRGFQTNVFDEVSREGQAMTFHDVVTLASIVEREAATAEERPIIASVFLNRLRLGIPLQADPTVQFAVAADPASVEQYGYWKRELTLDDLKIDSPYNTYVYGGLPPGPIANPGLDSVLAVIRPASTEYLFFVAKADDGTHVFAETLEEHEANVQMYQR, encoded by the coding sequence GTGACGCAGTATCGGACGGCATGGGCCGCCGTCATCATCATGCTGATCGTGGTGATCGCGAGCGGGGCGTGGTTGATTTCGCGCACGCCCGGCGCCATCTTCGACGAGGACGACGTGCCGCGTGTCGATGCCATCGAGTCGGGCGGCGACCCGTTGCTGTTCACCGTCAACGAGGGCGATAGCGCAGCCGCGATCGGCGACGAACTGGAAGCGCAGGGCATCGTCCGCAGCGCGCTCCTATTCGAGGTGCTCGTCGCGCTGAACGGCGTCGGCAGCGACCTCGAAGCAGGAGAATACGAACTTGACCGCGGCATGACGGCCATCGAAGTCGTGCACCGGATCGCCGAAGGCAAGACGGCTTCGCGCGTCCTCACCGTGCCGGAGGGGTTGCGCATCGAAGAGATCGGCGAACTGCTCGAGGTCAACGGGATCACGACGAAGGATGCGTTCCTCGCCGCGCTCGTGAAATCTGAGTACTCCGAGCCGTTCCTTCAGCAGATCGCGACCGATGACCTCCAGGGCTACGTCTTTCCCGCCGGATACGAGTTCGGCCGATCCACGACGGCCGAACAGGTCGCCGCAACGATGCTCCGCGGGTTCCAAACCAACGTCTTCGATGAAGTGAGCCGCGAAGGCCAGGCTATGACGTTTCACGACGTCGTGACGCTCGCATCGATCGTGGAGCGAGAGGCGGCCACCGCCGAAGAGCGCCCGATCATCGCCAGCGTGTTCCTCAACCGCCTGCGCCTGGGCATTCCGCTGCAGGCCGACCCGACGGTGCAGTTCGCCGTCGCTGCAGATCCGGCGAGCGTCGAACAGTACGGGTACTGGAAGCGCGAACTTACGCTCGACGACCTTAAGATCGATTCTCCCTACAATACGTACGTGTACGGCGGCCTTCCCCCGGGCCCGATCGCGAACCCCGGGCTCGACTCCGTACTGGCGGTCATACGTCCTGCGAGCACCGAGTACCTCTTCTTCGTCGCGAAGGCCGATGACGGCACGCACGTCTTCGCCGAGACGCTGGAGGAACACGAAGCCAACGTCCAGATGTATCAGCGCTAG
- the tsaD gene encoding tRNA (adenosine(37)-N6)-threonylcarbamoyltransferase complex transferase subunit TsaD — translation MGQLILGIETSCDETAAAVVEDGRHLRSNVIASQFHLHAEYGGVVPEVASRHHLEVILQVVDAALAEAGAGWRDLSAVAVTAGPGLSGALLVGVNTAKALAWAHDLPLLAVNHLEAHLYANWIEVDGREYAEPTLPAVGLIVSGGHTDLVLMRGHGDYLRLGRTRDDAAGEAFDKVGRLLGLGFPGGPAIERTARASERTSTLRFPRAWLKGSDDFSFSGLKTAVLHVVRGERGEPPSVPEIASAFQESVVDVLSKKAAQAATREGARSLLLSGGVAANGPLRDALIARSPVPVFAPPPVLCTDNGAMIAACAHFRGEALRAGLDLDPDPGMRFAS, via the coding sequence ATGGGGCAGCTCATCCTCGGCATCGAAACTTCTTGTGACGAGACGGCGGCGGCCGTTGTGGAGGATGGCCGTCACCTGCGGTCCAACGTCATCGCATCCCAGTTCCACCTGCACGCGGAGTACGGCGGCGTCGTGCCAGAAGTCGCATCGCGCCACCACCTGGAAGTGATCTTGCAGGTGGTCGACGCTGCACTTGCGGAGGCAGGCGCCGGGTGGCGCGACCTTTCGGCCGTCGCTGTGACGGCCGGGCCCGGCCTTTCGGGCGCGCTGCTCGTCGGCGTCAACACCGCAAAGGCGCTCGCGTGGGCGCACGACTTGCCACTGCTTGCCGTCAATCATCTCGAGGCGCACCTGTACGCGAACTGGATCGAGGTCGACGGGCGCGAGTACGCGGAACCAACGCTTCCGGCGGTCGGGCTGATCGTGTCGGGCGGTCACACCGATCTTGTGCTGATGCGCGGCCACGGCGACTACCTGCGTCTCGGGCGCACGCGCGATGATGCTGCCGGCGAGGCGTTCGACAAGGTGGGGCGCCTGCTCGGGCTCGGTTTTCCAGGCGGCCCGGCGATCGAACGGACGGCACGCGCATCGGAGCGGACGAGCACGTTGCGCTTTCCGCGCGCGTGGCTGAAGGGCAGCGACGACTTCAGCTTCAGCGGCCTCAAGACCGCGGTGCTTCATGTTGTCCGGGGCGAACGCGGTGAACCGCCATCGGTACCAGAGATCGCGTCGGCGTTTCAGGAGTCGGTGGTTGACGTGCTGTCGAAGAAAGCGGCACAAGCGGCGACACGCGAAGGCGCGCGAAGCCTGCTGTTGTCAGGCGGCGTCGCCGCGAACGGCCCGCTGCGCGATGCACTCATCGCGCGGTCGCCGGTGCCGGTCTTCGCGCCGCCGCCCGTACTTTGCACGGACAACGGGGCTATGATCGCGGCATGCGCGCACTTCCGCGGTGAGGCGCTGCGGGCGGGACTCGATCTCGACCCCGATCCGGGGATGCGATTCGCGAGTTAG
- a CDS encoding shikimate kinase yields MKDQVWLIGFMGTGKSRVSRPLAAALEWDRVDIDALIEQEAGEGVRAIFARGGEGAFRALEEKTIERVAEMSNVVVATGGGAVTSDVNREAMHRRGFVVCLDARVQTIADRLLTSDAHVSERPLLKGDDPVGKISSLKAEREALYRQADFIVQTDDMSPDQITHQILLAFREQAAVPGSAP; encoded by the coding sequence ATGAAAGATCAGGTCTGGCTCATTGGATTCATGGGTACGGGCAAGTCGCGCGTGTCGCGGCCTCTTGCCGCCGCCCTCGAGTGGGATCGCGTCGACATCGATGCTCTCATTGAGCAGGAAGCGGGGGAAGGCGTGCGGGCGATCTTCGCCAGGGGCGGAGAGGGCGCATTCCGCGCGCTCGAGGAGAAGACCATTGAGCGCGTCGCCGAGATGTCCAACGTCGTCGTCGCGACCGGCGGCGGTGCGGTCACTTCCGACGTGAACCGCGAAGCGATGCACAGGCGAGGATTCGTCGTATGTCTGGACGCGCGCGTCCAGACGATCGCCGATCGGCTGCTTACGTCGGATGCGCACGTATCGGAACGGCCGCTGCTCAAGGGTGATGACCCGGTTGGGAAGATCTCATCCTTGAAAGCCGAGCGCGAGGCGCTTTACCGTCAGGCGGACTTCATCGTCCAGACCGATGACATGTCACCCGATCAGATCACGCATCAGATCCTGCTGGCGTTCCGCGAGCAAGCGGCGGTACCCGGTAGCGCCCCGTGA
- the dapA gene encoding 4-hydroxy-tetrahydrodipicolinate synthase: protein MIEPGRLITAMVTPFTADGAVDYAQARRLAVALIDSGSESIVVCGTTGEAPTLKPPEKLRLFTEVKEALGDRAAVIAGSGDNCTEDSIDLSLEAQRTGVDALLLTVPYYNKPSQEGMYRHFAAIAEAVELPCIFYNIPGRTSVNMTADTQARVSRIANIAGVKESSGDMAQIARIVEDAAPGFRIWSGNDEDTFGIMTLGGYGVISVASHLVGRQLATMVRHLVDGRTDEAATIHRRLLPLLDALFCQTNPIPLKHALNSIGFSVGGYRLPMCEPDEASAARIEAELRRHTIDLPLPV from the coding sequence ATGATCGAACCCGGTCGTCTCATCACCGCCATGGTGACGCCGTTCACCGCGGACGGCGCTGTCGACTACGCGCAGGCGCGGCGGCTTGCCGTCGCGCTCATCGATTCAGGCAGCGAGTCGATCGTGGTCTGCGGCACGACGGGGGAGGCGCCCACGCTCAAGCCGCCAGAGAAGCTTCGCCTCTTCACCGAGGTGAAGGAGGCGCTGGGCGACCGCGCCGCGGTGATCGCCGGCTCAGGCGACAACTGCACCGAGGACAGCATCGACCTGAGCCTTGAGGCGCAGCGCACCGGCGTCGATGCGCTGCTGCTCACCGTGCCGTACTACAACAAGCCCTCGCAGGAGGGGATGTACCGCCACTTCGCAGCCATCGCCGAAGCGGTCGAGCTGCCGTGCATCTTCTACAACATCCCCGGACGCACGAGCGTGAACATGACCGCAGACACGCAGGCCCGCGTCTCTCGCATCGCCAACATCGCCGGCGTCAAGGAGTCCAGCGGCGACATGGCGCAGATCGCGCGCATCGTCGAAGACGCGGCGCCGGGCTTCCGCATCTGGTCCGGCAACGACGAAGACACGTTCGGCATCATGACGCTCGGCGGCTACGGCGTGATCAGCGTCGCGTCGCACCTGGTGGGCCGGCAGCTTGCAACGATGGTGCGCCATCTCGTCGATGGCCGTACCGACGAAGCCGCGACGATCCACCGGCGGTTGCTGCCGTTGCTCGATGCGCTCTTCTGCCAGACGAACCCGATCCCGCTGAAGCACGCGCTCAACAGCATTGGCTTCAGCGTCGGTGGCTACCGGCTACCAATGTGCGAGCCAGACGAAGCTTCCGCCGCCCGCATCGAAGCGGAGTTGCGCCGCCACACGATCGACCTGCCGCTGCCTGTTTAG
- the ruvX gene encoding Holliday junction resolvase RuvX has translation MGSGGRLLGLDVGERRIGVAVSEGAIAVPLAIIEHTNRASDIARIVDIAQRERVETIVIGLPISLSGEEHEQARLTRKFGDQLAEQTPVPVTFHDERYSSVQAAGATDAMLPSKPARRPRVTPRDRRRHLDDRAAAVILQSYLDAREKAE, from the coding sequence ATGGGGTCCGGCGGGCGGCTGCTCGGGCTGGACGTGGGCGAGCGCCGGATCGGCGTCGCCGTGAGCGAAGGAGCGATCGCGGTGCCCCTGGCAATCATCGAGCACACGAATCGCGCGAGCGACATCGCCCGCATCGTCGACATCGCGCAGCGCGAGCGTGTCGAGACGATCGTGATCGGCCTTCCGATCAGCCTCTCCGGCGAGGAGCACGAACAGGCGCGGCTCACGCGTAAGTTCGGCGATCAACTGGCCGAACAGACCCCAGTGCCGGTCACGTTTCACGACGAGCGCTATTCGAGCGTCCAGGCAGCCGGAGCGACCGATGCGATGTTACCGTCGAAACCAGCACGGCGACCGCGGGTCACGCCCAGGGATCGGCGCCGTCATCTCGACGACCGTGCGGCGGCGGTGATCTTGCAGTCCTACCTTGATGCGAGGGAGAAGGCGGAGTGA
- the aroC gene encoding chorismate synthase produces MLRFLTSGESHGKGLTTVIEGIPAGLALSEDFIAVDLKRRQGGYGRGRRQRIEQDRAEIMAGVRHGETLGSPIALFVQNRDWANWTDAMAIEAIDKEIEKVTRLRPGHADLAGTVKYDFDDVRPILERASARETAARVAVGGVCKRFLEEFGFRFYSHTVQIGTVSADVPEDIDWAAVEESPVRCADAAAAERMVAAIDDARNAGDTLGGVVEGRVTGVPIGLGSHIQWDRKVDGRLAQALMSIHSVKGVEIGGGFGLTRLTGSNVHDVILPRERWTSGMWERETNNAGGTEGGITDGQDIVVRIALKPIATLPRSLPSADLRTGEEIAAHYERSDVCVVPAAGVIVEAMCAIVLAGAALEKFGGDNMRETLRNFRTYQETTGPRDLRE; encoded by the coding sequence GTGCTGCGCTTTCTGACTTCAGGTGAGTCTCACGGCAAGGGCCTGACGACCGTGATCGAAGGCATCCCGGCCGGCCTCGCGCTGTCGGAAGACTTCATCGCTGTCGACTTGAAACGGCGACAGGGAGGCTACGGTCGCGGCCGCCGCCAGCGGATCGAGCAGGACCGCGCGGAGATCATGGCGGGCGTCCGGCACGGCGAGACGCTGGGCAGCCCGATCGCGCTCTTCGTGCAGAACCGCGACTGGGCGAACTGGACCGACGCCATGGCGATTGAGGCGATCGACAAGGAGATCGAGAAGGTTACGCGGCTGCGGCCCGGACACGCCGACCTCGCCGGTACGGTCAAGTACGACTTCGACGACGTCCGTCCGATCCTCGAGCGCGCGAGCGCTCGCGAGACGGCCGCGCGCGTCGCGGTGGGCGGCGTCTGCAAGCGCTTCCTCGAGGAGTTTGGTTTCCGGTTCTACAGCCACACCGTGCAGATTGGCACCGTCTCGGCCGACGTGCCCGAGGATATTGATTGGGCCGCGGTCGAAGAGTCGCCCGTACGCTGCGCCGACGCGGCCGCCGCCGAGCGCATGGTCGCGGCGATTGATGATGCCCGCAACGCCGGCGACACGCTCGGCGGCGTCGTCGAAGGCCGCGTCACTGGCGTACCGATCGGACTCGGCAGTCACATCCAGTGGGATCGCAAGGTCGATGGCCGTCTTGCGCAGGCGCTCATGAGCATCCACAGCGTCAAGGGAGTCGAGATCGGCGGCGGATTCGGACTCACGCGTCTGACAGGCTCCAACGTGCACGACGTGATACTGCCGCGCGAACGCTGGACCTCGGGCATGTGGGAGCGGGAAACCAACAACGCCGGCGGTACCGAGGGCGGCATCACCGACGGCCAGGACATCGTAGTGCGGATCGCGCTCAAGCCAATCGCCACCCTGCCCCGCTCGCTGCCTTCCGCCGACCTCCGCACAGGAGAGGAGATCGCAGCGCATTACGAACGCAGCGATGTATGCGTCGTGCCGGCCGCGGGCGTCATCGTGGAGGCGATGTGCGCCATCGTGCTCGCAGGCGCCGCGCTCGAGAAATTCGGCGGCGACAACATGCGCGAAACACTGCGCAACTTCCGCACGTACCAGGAGACGACCGGACCGCGTGACCTGCGCGAGTGA
- a CDS encoding aspartate-semialdehyde dehydrogenase, whose amino-acid sequence MSKRYNVAVVGATGIVGAEFLKIAAERAFPLKSLKLLATERSAGKRIPFGEGEIVVEATNADSFKGADFVFVSASSAASKEYCPAARDAGAIAIDDSSVWRQDPGVPLVVPEVNADDVMDHHGILAIPNCSTTPLVMCLWPLHKVNRVKRVIADTYQSVAGTGTSAVGELDQQSRAWASGGEMRHDVYPHQIAFNVLPHIDNFMDSGYTKEEWKMMAETRKIMHEPDLALSATCVRVPVFISHSVAAHVEFDRPISPQEVRDLLRDAPGVVVQDDPSNAVYPTPIDAAGKDAVYVGRIRQDASNPNGIAMWISTDNLRKGAALNAIQIAETMIERGLV is encoded by the coding sequence ATGTCGAAGCGCTACAACGTCGCCGTCGTCGGTGCCACGGGCATCGTCGGGGCGGAGTTCCTCAAGATCGCAGCGGAGCGCGCCTTCCCCCTGAAGTCGCTCAAGCTCCTCGCGACCGAGCGCTCGGCGGGTAAGCGCATCCCGTTTGGCGAAGGTGAGATCGTCGTCGAGGCGACCAACGCCGATTCGTTCAAGGGCGCCGACTTCGTCTTCGTATCGGCCTCCAGCGCCGCCTCGAAGGAGTACTGTCCGGCGGCCCGCGACGCCGGCGCCATCGCGATCGACGATTCGAGCGTCTGGCGGCAGGACCCCGGAGTGCCGCTCGTCGTGCCCGAAGTCAACGCCGACGACGTCATGGACCATCACGGGATCCTCGCGATCCCCAACTGCTCGACGACGCCGCTCGTGATGTGCCTCTGGCCGCTGCACAAGGTCAACCGCGTGAAGCGCGTCATCGCCGACACCTACCAGTCCGTAGCGGGCACCGGCACGTCGGCGGTCGGCGAGTTGGACCAGCAGTCACGCGCCTGGGCGTCGGGCGGCGAGATGCGCCACGACGTGTATCCGCACCAGATAGCATTCAACGTGCTGCCGCACATCGACAACTTCATGGACAGCGGCTACACGAAAGAAGAATGGAAGATGATGGCGGAGACCCGGAAGATCATGCACGAGCCTGATCTTGCGCTGTCCGCGACCTGCGTGCGCGTGCCGGTCTTCATCAGTCATTCCGTCGCTGCGCATGTGGAGTTCGACCGGCCGATATCCCCGCAGGAAGTGCGGGACCTGCTGCGCGATGCGCCGGGCGTGGTCGTCCAGGACGATCCATCGAACGCCGTCTATCCGACGCCGATCGATGCGGCGGGCAAGGACGCCGTGTACGTGGGCCGTATTCGGCAGGACGCATCGAACCCGAACGGCATCGCGATGTGGATTTCGACGGACAACCTGCGGAAGGGCGCCGCTCTCAACGCGATCCAGATCGCCGAAACGATGATCGAGCGCGGGCTGGTGTAA
- the aroB gene encoding 3-dehydroquinate synthase: MIEVTATAGRYAVHCRWGALDDLGALMRDAGLAGSAFVISDDCVAPLFGERALASLRGAGFDADISAFKAGEASKSLETAREMYDWLIERRAERGSTIVALGGGVVGDLAGFVAATYLRGVPFVQAPTSLLAMVDASIGGKVGVDHPRGKNLIGAFYPPRLAVQDTSLLASLPPRMLREGFAEVIKHGLIMDPPMLDVLEQGADRLLALEPELITNVVARNAALKGSVVSEDERESSRRTMLNYGHTLGHAIEVVTGYARVLHGEAISVGMMAAAEIGRRLGITPAHVGQRQARLFERFELPVRMPGVDVDAVIAATALDKKVASKTVRWVLLEDFGRPILRADVPADVVRSAVQEILI; encoded by the coding sequence GTGATCGAGGTGACGGCAACTGCCGGGCGCTACGCGGTCCACTGTCGCTGGGGAGCGCTGGATGATCTCGGCGCCCTCATGCGCGACGCCGGGCTTGCAGGCTCGGCGTTCGTCATATCCGACGATTGCGTGGCGCCGTTGTTCGGCGAGCGAGCGCTCGCGTCGCTGCGCGGCGCTGGCTTCGATGCGGACATCTCGGCGTTCAAGGCCGGCGAAGCAAGCAAGAGCCTCGAAACCGCGCGTGAGATGTACGACTGGCTTATCGAGCGGCGGGCAGAGCGCGGATCGACGATCGTGGCGCTGGGCGGAGGCGTCGTCGGTGACCTCGCCGGCTTCGTGGCGGCGACCTATCTGCGTGGCGTGCCGTTCGTGCAAGCCCCCACATCGCTGCTGGCGATGGTCGATGCATCGATCGGCGGCAAGGTGGGAGTCGATCACCCGCGCGGCAAGAATCTGATCGGTGCGTTCTACCCGCCCCGCCTGGCCGTGCAGGACACGAGCCTGCTGGCGTCGCTACCTCCCAGGATGCTGCGAGAGGGCTTCGCTGAGGTGATCAAGCACGGGCTGATCATGGACCCGCCGATGCTCGACGTGCTGGAGCAGGGCGCCGACCGTCTGCTCGCTCTCGAGCCCGAACTGATCACCAACGTCGTCGCGCGGAACGCCGCACTGAAGGGAAGCGTTGTGTCCGAGGACGAGCGCGAGAGCAGCCGTCGCACCATGCTCAACTACGGCCACACCCTCGGTCACGCCATCGAGGTGGTGACGGGGTACGCGCGCGTGCTGCACGGCGAAGCGATTAGCGTCGGCATGATGGCCGCCGCCGAGATCGGACGGCGCCTCGGCATCACGCCGGCGCACGTCGGGCAGCGTCAGGCACGTCTCTTCGAGCGTTTCGAACTGCCCGTGCGCATGCCGGGCGTCGATGTCGATGCCGTCATCGCTGCGACAGCGCTCGACAAGAAGGTCGCATCGAAAACAGTGCGCTGGGTGCTGCTCGAAGACTTCGGCCGGCCGATCCTGCGGGCGGACGTACCTGCTGACGTGGTGCGAAGCGCGGTCCAGGAGATTCTTATCTAG
- a CDS encoding MFS transporter, with amino-acid sequence MDLGPNFVAPQVRRGVEPRIQPVSRFDGLWRNPDFVRLWAAQTVSVFGSLITRTAIPFTAILLLDASALEVAFLTMCSVLPGVLVGLHAGVWVDRLPRRPVMIAADIGRFALLLTVPVAHWLDELHMEHLYAVALSTGVLTMFFDVAYRTYLPSIVPRQELMDGNAKLTASESVAEFSAFSVAGWLVQIFSGPAALLVDAVTFVLSALSLNAIQRDEPHRAAPEVQPSVREEALEGLRTVWRDRILRGLTGATVCWSLGLGMFGAVYMLFVTRGLGFNPGVLGVIFGIGGISALAGALLAERSARRWGVGPSMVAGLAGMGVSMLFIPMAHGAGLAAASLLIAQQVFGDGMFTVYQVSDTTTRQSITPEHMLGRVNAFMRMLELGLTLTGLLLGGLIGEWLGLRTALTIGAVLTIGAGAALLLSPARGVMRLPAPTWPLDAAEPDVALPHVT; translated from the coding sequence TTGGACCTCGGCCCGAACTTCGTCGCCCCGCAGGTGCGCCGCGGTGTCGAGCCGCGCATTCAACCTGTGAGCAGGTTCGACGGCCTCTGGCGAAATCCCGACTTCGTGCGGCTCTGGGCTGCGCAGACGGTCTCCGTCTTCGGCTCCCTCATCACACGCACGGCGATCCCGTTCACGGCGATCTTGCTGCTCGATGCTTCCGCCCTTGAAGTTGCGTTCCTGACGATGTGCAGCGTGTTGCCCGGCGTCCTCGTCGGGCTGCACGCGGGTGTCTGGGTCGATCGCCTGCCCCGCCGCCCCGTCATGATCGCCGCCGATATCGGCCGCTTCGCGCTTCTGCTTACGGTGCCCGTCGCGCACTGGCTCGATGAGCTGCACATGGAGCACCTCTACGCCGTCGCGCTCTCGACTGGCGTGCTGACCATGTTCTTCGACGTCGCGTATCGCACGTACCTGCCGTCGATCGTCCCGCGCCAGGAATTGATGGACGGCAACGCGAAGCTCACCGCTTCGGAGAGCGTGGCGGAGTTCAGTGCGTTCAGCGTCGCGGGCTGGTTGGTGCAGATCTTCAGCGGCCCCGCGGCGCTGCTCGTCGACGCGGTGACGTTCGTGCTGTCGGCCCTATCGCTGAACGCGATCCAGCGCGATGAACCGCATCGCGCCGCGCCGGAGGTGCAGCCGTCGGTGCGGGAAGAAGCGCTCGAGGGGCTGCGCACGGTGTGGCGCGATCGCATCCTGCGCGGGCTTACCGGCGCGACGGTCTGCTGGTCGCTCGGCCTGGGCATGTTCGGCGCCGTGTACATGCTTTTCGTCACGCGCGGACTCGGCTTTAACCCCGGCGTGCTGGGCGTGATCTTCGGCATCGGCGGGATCAGCGCGTTGGCCGGCGCGTTGCTCGCGGAACGAAGCGCGCGACGGTGGGGCGTCGGACCATCGATGGTCGCGGGGCTCGCCGGCATGGGCGTATCGATGCTGTTCATTCCCATGGCACATGGCGCCGGGCTCGCCGCCGCATCGCTGCTCATTGCGCAGCAGGTGTTCGGCGATGGCATGTTCACCGTCTACCAGGTCAGCGACACGACGACGCGGCAATCGATCACGCCGGAGCACATGCTCGGCCGCGTCAACGCGTTCATGCGCATGCTCGAGCTGGGGCTCACGCTCACCGGGCTGCTGCTCGGCGGGCTCATCGGCGAGTGGCTCGGGTTGCGTACGGCGCTGACCATCGGCGCCGTGCTGACGATCGGTGCGGGCGCGGCGCTGCTCCTGTCGCCGGCACGCGGCGTGATGCGGTTACCGGCGCCGACGTGGCCGCTGGACGCAGCAGAGCCGGACGTCGCGCTGCCGCACGTGACGTGA
- the aroE gene encoding shikimate dehydrogenase, whose translation MTKRAGVIGHPVGHSISPSVYGAAFKAAGIDATYEAWDTPPDTLEGRVNALRGSDFYGANVTIPHKVAIGQFLDGMSDVATKSGAVNAVVHDGDRLIGDNTDVTGFARSLREDAGFDAKGKRAMLLGSGGAARAVALALIEAHASVVYVVGRQPKKIDRLVLDLKPLTPTGTTVSWAYWGDGSYLNMLGGEADLVVNCTPVGMSETDTAGESPVPADLMQPKTLFFDLVYNPVETPFVAAAKSRGARACSGMGMLVYQAAETFKLWTGQTADTNAMFAAARTSLGA comes from the coding sequence GTGACGAAGCGCGCGGGGGTCATCGGTCACCCGGTCGGGCATTCGATCAGCCCGTCCGTCTACGGCGCCGCATTCAAGGCCGCGGGCATCGACGCCACCTACGAGGCGTGGGACACGCCGCCCGATACGCTTGAAGGGCGCGTAAACGCGCTTCGCGGTTCCGACTTTTATGGCGCGAACGTAACGATCCCGCACAAGGTCGCGATCGGGCAGTTCCTCGATGGCATGAGCGACGTCGCGACGAAGTCCGGCGCCGTCAACGCGGTGGTCCACGACGGCGACCGGCTCATCGGAGACAACACGGATGTCACCGGCTTTGCGCGCTCCCTGCGAGAGGATGCGGGCTTCGACGCAAAGGGCAAGCGTGCGATGCTGCTCGGATCGGGTGGCGCTGCTCGAGCCGTGGCGCTCGCGCTGATCGAAGCGCATGCGTCTGTGGTCTACGTCGTAGGTCGCCAGCCCAAGAAGATCGACCGCCTCGTGCTCGACCTCAAGCCGCTCACGCCTACGGGCACTACCGTGAGCTGGGCGTACTGGGGCGACGGTTCTTACCTCAACATGCTCGGCGGCGAAGCCGACCTCGTCGTCAACTGCACGCCCGTCGGCATGAGCGAGACGGACACCGCAGGGGAGAGCCCCGTACCCGCTGACCTGATGCAGCCGAAGACGCTCTTTTTCGACCTTGTCTATAACCCTGTCGAGACGCCGTTCGTTGCCGCTGCAAAGTCGCGCGGCGCAAGGGCGTGTTCCGGTATGGGGATGCTCGTCTACCAGGCGGCCGAAACGTTCAAGCTCTGGACAGGACAGACCGCCGATACAAACGCGATGTTCGCAGCCGCCAGGACCTCGCTCGGCGCCTGA